The DNA sequence CTGTGCCCTTACGATCCGAGGCGGCGCCGCATAGGTAGCCGGCCCGACGCCGCCCATCGGCGGGCGTCCTGACGAGCTGAGGAGCCGATCGTGAAGACCCGTACCAGGACCCTGGGCGCAGCCGTGGGCATCGCCGCCATCGCCGTGTCGCTGCCCCTTTCCGTCACCGCCCACGCCGAGCCGACGACGGTGGAGACGCCGCTGCCGAACCTCGAGGGCGACTGTGATCCCTTCCGCGCCGCCGTGCCGAACTGGAAGACCTTCGCCAATCAGCCGGTCAGCCAGGTGCTCGCGCAGATCCCGGACATCAGCACCTTCAGCTCCGCGGTCTCCGGCGGACTCAATCCCGCGGTGAACGTCGCGTCGGTGCTCGACAACGGCCCGTACGTCGTGTTCGCCCCGACCAACGAGGCGTTCGCGAAGCTTCCGCCGGAGCAGCTCGAGGCGCTCAAGAACAACCCGGCCGCGCTGACCGACCTGGACTACTACCACGTGTTCCTCGGTCTGCTGGGCCCTGCCGACGTGAAGGGTCAGCGCGCCACCCAGCAGGGCGCCGACATCAAGGTCGTGGGCACCAACGGCGACATCAAGATCAACGACACCGCCAAGGTGAT is a window from the Mycolicibacterium litorale genome containing:
- a CDS encoding fasciclin domain-containing protein; its protein translation is MKTRTRTLGAAVGIAAIAVSLPLSVTAHAEPTTVETPLPNLEGDCDPFRAAVPNWKTFANQPVSQVLAQIPDISTFSSAVSGGLNPAVNVASVLDNGPYVVFAPTNEAFAKLPPEQLEALKNNPAALTDLDYYHVFLGLLGPADVKGQRATQQGADIKVVGTNGDIKINDTAKVICGGIAAENARIYLIDTVLDPANAPTAVSPSGTSSTSTTSTAPTTPTTEPAPLPAESPAPAETPAAAADIPAADAPIG